Proteins encoded together in one Calditrichota bacterium window:
- the thpR gene encoding RNA 2',3'-cyclic phosphodiesterase, whose amino-acid sequence MRLFVAIMLPEDWQKILRLPQEKIGWLGRGVKWVEPENLHLTLKFLGDTPDHVLPDVENVITEACANSAPFNLSIQGTGCFPTKQRPRAYWAGLTPSKTLRALQAEIGGGMEELGFEPEVKEFVPHLTVARIKEPIGKERITGAFLNFELRSSPFEVTQVSLVQSSLRQEGPIYTVLKDFRLGNPQS is encoded by the coding sequence TTGAGACTGTTCGTCGCCATAATGCTGCCCGAAGATTGGCAGAAAATTCTCCGACTGCCGCAAGAGAAAATTGGTTGGTTGGGGCGCGGCGTCAAATGGGTTGAACCTGAGAATCTACATCTGACTCTGAAGTTCTTGGGCGACACTCCTGATCACGTGCTGCCGGACGTGGAGAACGTAATTACCGAAGCATGCGCGAACTCCGCTCCGTTCAATCTTTCGATACAGGGAACCGGCTGCTTTCCGACCAAGCAGAGACCGCGCGCATACTGGGCGGGACTGACTCCTTCAAAAACTCTTCGTGCTTTGCAAGCTGAAATAGGCGGCGGTATGGAAGAGCTTGGGTTTGAACCTGAAGTTAAGGAGTTCGTGCCGCATCTGACGGTCGCTCGTATCAAAGAGCCCATCGGCAAAGAGCGCATCACGGGTGCTTTTCTGAATTTTGAGCTTCGCAGTTCTCCTTTCGAAGTAACACAGGTCAGTCTTGTACAAAGTTCGCTTCGCCAAGAAGGACCAATCTATACCGTGCTCAAGGATTTCCGGTTGGGAAATCCCCAATCATAA
- the recA gene encoding recombinase RecA has translation MSKSLDSEKQKNLDLTLSQIDKQYGKGSIMRLGDSGPIQRMDVISTGSMSLDAALGIGGVPRGRVIEIYGPESSGKTTLALTIISEAQKSGGKAAIIDAEHALDPNYARALGVDIDDLLVSQPDTGEQALDIAEMLIRSGALDVIVIDSVAALVPKAEIEGEMGDSLPGLQARLMSQAMRKLTAVVSRSRTSLIFINQLRMKIGVMFGNPETTTGGNALKFYSSVRMEIRRMASIKDGDTIVGNRTKVKVVKNKVAPPFREAEFDIIYGRGIERVGDMLDLAATLEIVSKSGTWYSYKDERLGQGRERVIGTLKENPEMLKAVEIEVRRELGFISAEPEEPVEQEAESTKSRSKKS, from the coding sequence ATGAGCAAATCTCTTGATTCCGAAAAGCAGAAAAATCTTGATCTGACGCTGTCACAGATCGACAAGCAGTATGGCAAGGGCTCGATCATGCGTCTGGGCGACAGCGGCCCAATTCAGCGCATGGATGTGATTTCCACAGGTTCGATGTCGCTGGATGCCGCACTGGGTATCGGCGGAGTGCCGAGAGGCCGCGTGATCGAAATTTACGGTCCCGAATCTTCCGGTAAAACCACGCTCGCACTGACCATCATCTCAGAGGCACAAAAGAGCGGCGGCAAGGCGGCCATTATCGACGCCGAACACGCCCTCGATCCGAACTATGCGCGTGCGCTGGGCGTCGACATCGACGACCTGCTAGTGTCGCAACCCGATACAGGCGAACAGGCTCTGGACATCGCCGAGATGCTGATTCGCTCCGGCGCGCTGGACGTCATCGTGATCGACTCCGTAGCGGCGCTGGTGCCCAAGGCTGAAATCGAAGGCGAGATGGGAGATTCACTGCCCGGTTTGCAGGCACGTCTGATGAGTCAGGCAATGCGCAAGTTGACCGCCGTGGTCTCGCGTTCACGAACGTCACTGATTTTCATCAATCAGCTCCGTATGAAGATCGGCGTGATGTTCGGCAACCCCGAAACCACGACCGGCGGCAATGCACTGAAGTTCTACAGCTCAGTGCGTATGGAAATCCGCCGCATGGCTTCGATCAAAGACGGTGATACCATCGTCGGGAACCGAACCAAGGTCAAAGTTGTAAAGAACAAGGTGGCTCCGCCCTTCCGCGAAGCCGAATTCGATATTATCTACGGTCGCGGCATCGAGCGCGTCGGCGACATGCTGGACCTCGCGGCAACCTTGGAAATCGTCAGCAAATCGGGTACGTGGTACTCCTACAAAGACGAGCGTCTTGGTCAGGGCCGCGAACGCGTGATTGGCACCTTGAAAGAAAACCCCGAAATGCTCAAGGCCGTGGAAATTGAAGTGCGTCGCGAGTTGGGATTCATCTCCGCTGAACCCGAAGAACCGGTGGAACAAGAAGCTGAAAGCACAAAATCCCGTTCAAAGAAGTCGTAA
- a CDS encoding phosphatidylglycerophosphatase A: MTRAEEMVTTVLWTGYSPVAPATVASALVCAIFWFIPGAQSLNMIAPLIVLTFIGVWLSNRYIDGYEVRDPGKFAAVRRKNPKKDDPDPVVFDELVGQWITLLAAPHSIVGFAAAFFLFRAFDIFKPLGAGQLQKLPRGWGVMLDDVLAGVYAALVLWGLSVWQPNLMNAF; the protein is encoded by the coding sequence ATGACTCGCGCCGAAGAGATGGTGACCACCGTATTGTGGACGGGCTATTCGCCTGTCGCTCCGGCCACTGTAGCCTCTGCATTGGTGTGTGCGATTTTCTGGTTTATTCCCGGCGCGCAGTCCTTGAACATGATCGCACCGTTGATCGTACTGACTTTCATCGGTGTGTGGCTCTCAAACCGCTATATTGACGGCTACGAAGTCCGCGATCCGGGGAAATTCGCTGCCGTCCGCAGGAAGAACCCAAAGAAAGACGATCCCGATCCAGTTGTGTTTGATGAGTTGGTGGGTCAATGGATTACGTTGCTGGCGGCGCCGCACTCGATAGTCGGTTTTGCCGCAGCGTTCTTCCTATTTCGTGCATTTGACATTTTTAAGCCCCTCGGCGCAGGGCAACTGCAGAAACTTCCGCGCGGCTGGGGAGTCATGCTCGACGACGTCCTTGCCGGAGTTTATGCCGCACTCGTCTTGTGGGGACTTTCAGTTTGGCAGCCTAACTTGATGAATGCCTTCTGA
- the alaS gene encoding alanine--tRNA ligase codes for MTAAEIRQQFLEFFRERQHLIVPSAPVVPQDDPTLLFTNAGMNQFKPYFLGLAKPEATRVADTQKCIRVSGKHNDLEEVGVSPYHHTFFEMLGNWSFGDYFKRDSIRWGWELMTEVLKLPKDKLYATVYETDDEAEELWKGETDIIPSHVLRFGKKDNWWSMGDTGPCGPCTEIHIDRGAEFDSDPNAFVNTGSRRYIELWNHVFIQFDQQASGDLVQLPAKHVDTGAGLERFATVLGGFKSNYDTDLFQPIIQAIADKSGKTYSQEDAGIPHRVIADHIRCLTFAIGDGAMPGNEGRGYVLRRILRRAARFGRKLELHEPFLYTLVPVLVDTMGHVFPEIKDRHSHITRVIEAEESHFGKTLDRGLEQFDSVVAALKKSKTTEIPGDEAFKLYDTFGFPLDLTQLMARENGLTVDESGFAKSMDQQRARARAAGSFKLGKEELSFDGELPESDFKGYSELALTSEILPLHLDIEKGSLIFASRRTPFYVESGGQVADEGRVEFEVDGETVNAEIHGVSRRDKAILHSAEIKSAPPALADAVKNRTWLPAVLMVSTEHRLPTQYNHTSTHLLHAALRGAFGDHVHQAGSYVGPDYLRFDYTHFNKPTHEELVNIETQVNDWIRGNYKVSPKVLPLKDAQALGAMALFGEKYGDEVRMIEISDDEQIVSRELCGGCHVQRTGDIGLFVIKAETSAAAGVRRIEALTGDAAWRYLAEQRAKVEEFVEMLGSAGSDPAEKLKLTLEEKKKLQKELDHLRMEAAGSAMHSLVAKAKDVGGIKIVAERVSAQNLDQLKEMGDALRDELGSGVGILGMVLEDKPSLAVVVTQDLVKKGWDAVPIVKELAKSLKGGGGGKAHLATAGGKDATALDAVLASAPSVIEKLAAAAV; via the coding sequence ATGACCGCCGCTGAAATCCGCCAACAATTTCTTGAGTTCTTTCGCGAACGCCAACACCTGATCGTGCCGTCCGCGCCGGTTGTCCCGCAGGACGATCCGACGCTTTTGTTCACGAATGCGGGCATGAACCAGTTCAAACCGTATTTTTTGGGGCTGGCCAAACCTGAGGCGACACGCGTGGCGGACACGCAAAAATGCATTCGCGTTTCCGGCAAGCATAACGACCTCGAAGAAGTCGGCGTCTCTCCATATCATCACACTTTCTTCGAGATGCTCGGCAACTGGAGCTTCGGCGACTATTTCAAGCGCGACTCCATTCGCTGGGGCTGGGAACTGATGACGGAAGTTCTCAAACTTCCTAAAGACAAATTGTACGCAACCGTCTACGAGACTGATGACGAAGCTGAGGAGCTCTGGAAGGGCGAAACAGACATTATTCCCTCGCACGTGCTGCGTTTCGGTAAAAAGGACAACTGGTGGTCGATGGGTGACACTGGTCCGTGCGGTCCGTGCACTGAGATTCACATCGACCGCGGCGCTGAATTCGATAGCGACCCGAATGCGTTCGTCAATACCGGCTCGCGCCGCTATATCGAACTCTGGAACCACGTGTTCATTCAATTCGATCAACAAGCGAGCGGCGATTTGGTTCAGCTTCCGGCCAAGCACGTCGATACGGGCGCGGGACTCGAGCGTTTCGCTACGGTGCTGGGCGGCTTCAAGTCAAATTACGATACGGATTTGTTTCAGCCGATCATTCAGGCTATTGCCGATAAGTCCGGCAAAACTTATTCGCAAGAAGACGCGGGGATCCCGCACCGAGTGATCGCCGACCACATTCGCTGCTTAACCTTTGCAATCGGCGACGGCGCGATGCCCGGCAACGAAGGACGCGGCTACGTCTTGCGCAGGATCTTGCGCCGCGCAGCGCGTTTTGGTCGCAAACTCGAATTGCACGAACCGTTTTTGTACACGCTCGTGCCTGTGTTGGTCGACACGATGGGTCACGTTTTCCCCGAGATCAAAGACCGTCACAGTCATATCACGCGCGTTATCGAAGCTGAAGAATCGCATTTTGGCAAGACGCTCGACCGTGGACTTGAACAATTTGATTCAGTGGTCGCAGCACTCAAGAAGAGCAAAACCACCGAGATTCCCGGCGACGAGGCCTTTAAGCTCTACGACACATTCGGATTTCCGCTCGACCTGACGCAGCTTATGGCTCGCGAAAACGGCCTGACCGTGGATGAATCGGGCTTTGCCAAATCCATGGACCAGCAACGCGCACGTGCTCGTGCGGCAGGAAGTTTCAAACTTGGGAAAGAAGAACTTAGTTTCGACGGCGAACTACCTGAGAGCGATTTTAAGGGCTACAGCGAACTCGCGCTGACGTCCGAAATTCTGCCTCTTCACTTGGATATTGAAAAGGGAAGCCTGATTTTTGCCTCGAGACGAACCCCGTTTTATGTGGAGTCAGGCGGCCAAGTTGCAGACGAAGGAAGAGTCGAGTTTGAAGTCGACGGAGAAACAGTCAACGCGGAGATTCACGGCGTCTCGCGTCGTGATAAAGCAATACTTCACTCCGCGGAAATCAAGTCTGCGCCCCCAGCCCTCGCCGACGCTGTCAAGAATAGAACATGGCTGCCTGCCGTGCTTATGGTTTCAACCGAGCATCGCCTGCCGACACAATACAACCACACGTCCACACACTTGCTTCACGCCGCGTTGCGCGGCGCGTTTGGCGATCATGTCCATCAAGCGGGCTCTTACGTCGGCCCGGACTATTTGCGTTTCGACTACACGCATTTTAACAAGCCGACGCACGAAGAACTCGTCAACATCGAGACTCAGGTTAACGATTGGATTCGCGGCAACTACAAAGTGTCGCCGAAAGTTTTGCCTTTGAAGGACGCACAAGCGCTCGGCGCAATGGCCCTTTTCGGTGAAAAATACGGTGATGAAGTTCGCATGATCGAGATTTCAGATGATGAACAGATTGTTTCGCGTGAATTATGCGGCGGCTGTCACGTCCAACGCACGGGCGATATCGGTTTGTTCGTGATTAAGGCCGAAACATCCGCGGCTGCGGGTGTGCGCCGCATCGAAGCCCTGACTGGCGATGCCGCGTGGCGCTACTTGGCAGAACAGCGGGCGAAAGTCGAAGAGTTTGTCGAGATGCTCGGCAGCGCAGGCAGCGATCCCGCAGAAAAGCTCAAACTAACTCTTGAAGAGAAGAAGAAGCTCCAAAAGGAACTCGACCACTTGCGCATGGAGGCTGCAGGCAGCGCGATGCACTCGCTGGTTGCCAAAGCCAAAGACGTCGGCGGCATAAAGATTGTCGCCGAGCGCGTTTCTGCACAGAATCTTGACCAACTTAAGGAAATGGGCGACGCCCTTCGCGACGAGTTGGGGAGCGGAGTTGGAATCTTGGGGATGGTCTTGGAGGACAAACCGTCTTTGGCCGTCGTAGTGACACAGGACTTAGTCAAGAAAGGCTGGGACGCCGTACCCATCGTCAAGGAACTTGCAAAGTCTTTGAAGGGCGGCGGCGGCGGGAAAGCTCATCTCGCGACAGCCGGTGGAAAAGATGCGACCGCACTTGATGCAGTTTTGGCTTCCGCACCATCTGTTATCGAAAAACTTGCTGCGGCGGCGGTGTAG
- a CDS encoding BatA domain-containing protein, giving the protein MTFLNSALLAALSLGLIPILIHLLNRQRFKEVDFPTLRFLQEMQRQKMRRVRVRQWILLLLRTLAVLALVLAMARPVLRSEASLIGGGDARASVVLVLDRTASMNAESPGGTRFRELQVRAQELVQALGSNDDIQIVWSDSKPVLFPDAPTQHKTLIRDEIEAATVTESGGSITDAIGVARSILGQSQNLLKEVYVLSDFSGSVWPSSLPQTPILPDDVRLYVLNLAKGNISNVGIASATITSRLIAPGRPVELSFTVANSGNDDRNDRIIGVYLDGKRVAQTRLSIRAGETRTESIRFVPESVGDLTGYVRLEDTDEFPNDDVCRYVLRVPARLNTAIVGADAPARRLLALALDPSGRGESFVHTLELLPAQLEGEDWSAFDAIFVVDAPAFSSAFSERARAYLQTGRGMFVAGGPNFDIRAHASWMQEMGLPVPTDVEDFSPGGIRWTKVDLEHPLFEGIFQDKPVDISPTFMRLFALAATPSGASTIIEGTGGLRFLVEATQGRGRVLFLTGSPDPEWSTMYRAGVFSPLMTGSAAYLAGFGESGSQLAFTVGEDAELILRDAEQLQYDLVKDDQSFRLTAAPVSGGQSLRIPPIQQTGEYRLMQNSKLVRPVVINTPKHESDVALSESDSQLETLGGDQSVLAENQNIELVVREGRYGHELWKMFLMIALALLVAEMLIARTPKQESLAPQPA; this is encoded by the coding sequence ATGACTTTTCTGAATTCGGCGCTGCTTGCGGCGTTATCGCTCGGACTGATCCCGATTTTAATCCACCTGTTGAACCGGCAACGTTTCAAAGAGGTGGATTTTCCCACTCTGCGTTTTTTGCAAGAGATGCAGCGGCAAAAAATGCGACGCGTGCGAGTCCGCCAGTGGATACTCTTATTGCTCAGAACTCTTGCGGTTCTTGCATTGGTATTGGCAATGGCGCGACCCGTGCTAAGATCTGAGGCAAGCTTGATCGGCGGCGGCGATGCCCGTGCGAGTGTCGTACTCGTATTGGATAGAACGGCGTCCATGAACGCGGAATCGCCCGGGGGAACGCGTTTTCGCGAACTTCAGGTGCGCGCTCAAGAACTTGTTCAGGCCTTGGGATCAAACGACGACATTCAAATCGTATGGTCTGATTCCAAACCCGTACTTTTTCCGGATGCACCAACTCAGCATAAGACGCTAATTCGGGATGAAATTGAAGCGGCGACCGTCACTGAATCCGGTGGTTCAATTACAGACGCAATTGGAGTCGCACGTTCCATTCTCGGGCAATCGCAGAATCTCTTGAAAGAAGTTTATGTCCTTTCCGATTTTAGCGGAAGCGTTTGGCCCTCGTCGTTGCCGCAAACACCGATACTGCCTGACGACGTTCGGTTGTACGTCTTGAATCTTGCTAAAGGAAACATCTCGAATGTCGGCATTGCCTCAGCCACAATCACGTCGCGTTTGATCGCTCCGGGACGGCCCGTCGAACTAAGTTTTACGGTTGCCAACAGCGGCAATGATGACCGCAATGACCGTATCATCGGAGTGTACTTAGACGGGAAGCGGGTGGCGCAAACGAGGCTGTCCATCCGCGCCGGAGAAACACGCACCGAATCTATCCGTTTTGTTCCTGAGAGTGTGGGCGACCTGACCGGATACGTCAGACTTGAGGACACCGATGAATTTCCCAACGACGACGTTTGTCGCTATGTGCTGCGCGTTCCCGCTCGACTGAATACCGCAATTGTCGGCGCCGACGCTCCCGCGCGACGTTTGCTCGCGCTGGCTCTTGACCCAAGTGGAAGAGGCGAGTCCTTTGTTCATACATTGGAGCTCCTTCCAGCGCAACTTGAAGGTGAAGACTGGTCGGCATTTGACGCAATATTTGTCGTGGACGCGCCTGCGTTCAGCAGCGCATTTTCTGAGCGAGCACGAGCCTATTTGCAAACCGGACGAGGCATGTTTGTAGCAGGTGGACCCAATTTTGACATTCGCGCGCATGCGTCTTGGATGCAGGAGATGGGGCTTCCCGTGCCGACTGATGTAGAGGATTTTAGTCCCGGTGGAATTCGGTGGACAAAAGTCGATCTCGAGCATCCTTTGTTCGAAGGAATCTTCCAAGATAAACCTGTCGACATTTCTCCGACATTTATGCGGTTGTTCGCGCTGGCCGCCACACCGAGCGGCGCGTCGACCATTATCGAAGGAACCGGCGGACTACGTTTTCTCGTTGAAGCGACTCAAGGCAGAGGACGCGTGCTATTCTTGACGGGATCCCCTGATCCTGAATGGTCCACCATGTACCGCGCCGGTGTTTTCTCGCCTTTGATGACCGGCAGCGCCGCATATCTCGCGGGATTCGGCGAATCAGGATCTCAACTTGCCTTCACGGTAGGCGAAGATGCCGAATTGATCTTACGTGACGCGGAGCAACTGCAATACGATTTGGTCAAGGACGATCAGAGTTTTCGATTGACCGCGGCTCCAGTATCCGGCGGGCAGTCCCTGCGCATTCCCCCGATTCAGCAAACGGGCGAGTACAGACTGATGCAGAATTCGAAATTGGTGCGGCCCGTTGTCATAAATACTCCGAAGCACGAATCAGACGTTGCTCTGTCCGAAAGTGATTCGCAACTCGAAACGCTTGGAGGCGATCAATCGGTTTTGGCAGAGAATCAAAACATCGAACTGGTCGTTCGTGAAGGTCGGTATGGACACGAGTTATGGAAGATGTTCCTTATGATTGCTCTGGCTTTGCTTGTTGCCGAAATGTTGATTGCTCGAACTCCGAAGCAAGAGTCGCTTGCTCCTCAACCAGCATAA
- a CDS encoding competence/damage-inducible protein A — protein sequence MNTPVSELITIGDELLLGRTVNSNAAFLGRRLAECGVPVRWSSCVADDMEEIQAAISLALNRADVIILSGGLGPTPDDLTRDAISQLFDLPFVDSPEQRRHVEDMFRKLGREMPVQSSNQTVVLGGTSRLENPLGTAAGIYLERKSRHLFAVPGVPPEMERMFDDQIEPILRQTFGQAKYFARTLRMAGIGESALLEKLGDLDPLSRRVSLAYLPHQGLLDVRMTSAAQDEMEAEADIAFAEHYIRERVGDHIYATGRDTLSRVIGDILVNRAQWVTTAESCTGGLVASLLTDTPGASRWLARGVITYSNDVKQELLGVKAETLDNHGAVSEETVREMAEGALRTSGANWAVSLSGVAGPDGGTADKPVGTVWIGIASETKTVARKIQVGSRSRELVKLRAAHFALYMLYRELVAH from the coding sequence ATGAACACTCCGGTCAGTGAACTGATTACGATCGGCGACGAGCTGCTCTTGGGCAGGACGGTCAACAGCAACGCGGCTTTTCTTGGGCGGAGGCTGGCCGAGTGCGGAGTCCCTGTGCGATGGTCGTCGTGTGTCGCGGATGATATGGAAGAAATTCAAGCGGCTATCAGTCTTGCTCTGAACCGCGCCGACGTGATTATTCTCTCCGGCGGTTTGGGTCCCACTCCCGATGACTTGACCCGCGACGCAATCTCACAGCTCTTTGATTTGCCTTTCGTAGACTCGCCCGAGCAACGCCGGCATGTGGAAGATATGTTCCGCAAACTTGGACGCGAAATGCCTGTGCAGTCCTCCAATCAAACGGTGGTGCTTGGCGGCACATCGCGGCTGGAGAATCCCTTGGGAACTGCCGCAGGGATTTATCTCGAACGCAAAAGCCGCCACTTGTTCGCGGTACCGGGGGTTCCTCCTGAAATGGAGCGAATGTTCGATGATCAGATTGAACCGATATTGCGGCAAACATTCGGACAGGCGAAGTACTTTGCGCGAACCTTGAGAATGGCCGGAATCGGCGAGTCAGCACTGTTGGAAAAACTGGGCGATTTGGATCCGTTGTCGAGGCGGGTTTCGTTGGCCTACCTTCCCCACCAGGGATTGCTCGACGTGCGTATGACGTCTGCAGCGCAAGACGAAATGGAAGCCGAGGCCGATATCGCTTTTGCCGAACATTATATCCGGGAGCGAGTCGGGGACCACATCTACGCAACGGGCCGCGACACTCTGTCAAGGGTAATCGGTGACATTTTGGTTAACCGCGCGCAGTGGGTTACGACAGCGGAAAGCTGTACGGGCGGATTAGTCGCCTCGTTGCTGACTGACACTCCCGGAGCCTCAAGATGGCTTGCCCGGGGAGTCATAACTTACTCGAATGATGTGAAGCAAGAGCTCCTTGGCGTAAAAGCCGAGACACTTGACAATCACGGAGCCGTTTCTGAAGAGACCGTGCGAGAAATGGCTGAAGGCGCGCTCCGGACTTCTGGTGCAAATTGGGCAGTGAGCCTTTCAGGAGTTGCTGGCCCTGACGGCGGCACTGCGGACAAGCCTGTTGGTACTGTGTGGATCGGGATTGCCTCAGAAACGAAGACTGTGGCACGCAAAATCCAAGTCGGCAGCCGTAGCCGCGAGCTTGTGAAGTTGCGCGCGGCACATTTCGCTCTCTATATGCTCTACCGGGAACTGGTGGCGCACTAA
- a CDS encoding RecX family transcriptional regulator: MRQVEKKRPKEDALPYAVKLLASRSYSTRKLKDKLKLKGYEAEEIELAIEKLKARNLLDDARFAEGFVRTRIETHPRGKSALIRDLVSRGISGATAKQAVSDHLSADQELDLAKELLRRKSRQYSSLDPETRKRRLTALLARRGFRPGIIFKVIDLPPDDSNQEDSY, translated from the coding sequence ATGAGGCAAGTCGAAAAGAAACGACCGAAGGAAGACGCGCTTCCTTACGCCGTCAAATTGCTGGCGTCGCGATCCTACTCGACTCGCAAGCTCAAAGACAAGCTCAAACTCAAAGGCTACGAGGCCGAAGAGATCGAGCTGGCAATTGAGAAACTCAAAGCACGAAATCTCCTTGACGACGCACGATTTGCGGAGGGCTTCGTACGCACTCGTATCGAGACACATCCGCGAGGCAAAAGTGCGTTGATACGCGATCTTGTCTCGAGGGGCATCTCTGGGGCAACTGCAAAGCAAGCGGTGAGCGATCACCTTTCTGCCGATCAGGAACTCGATCTTGCCAAAGAGTTGCTGAGGCGCAAAAGCAGGCAATATTCTTCACTCGACCCTGAAACCCGCAAGCGAAGGTTAACTGCTCTGCTTGCCCGGCGTGGTTTTAGGCCGGGTATCATATTCAAAGTTATCGACCTTCCACCGGACGACTCTAATCAGGAGGATTCTTACTGA
- a CDS encoding SRPBCC family protein, with product MPKQIITTEIEAPMSQVWQALTESKEVEFWAPNVRGLEVLPDGVVAKGARRVFNLDLNGKDATLETEITHFVQNEMFAESIVGGSAGIHEKVAHVKLIFRLIELAEKRCALNFSIDYEMKGFMNKMLEKVIMGALVSQYKLWFERLKTYAETGRPV from the coding sequence GTGCCAAAGCAAATCATCACAACTGAAATCGAAGCTCCAATGTCGCAAGTGTGGCAAGCCCTCACCGAAAGCAAGGAAGTGGAGTTCTGGGCGCCGAACGTGCGCGGGTTAGAAGTCTTGCCCGACGGAGTCGTCGCCAAGGGTGCACGACGCGTGTTTAACCTCGACCTCAACGGAAAAGACGCCACGCTCGAAACTGAAATCACGCATTTCGTTCAGAACGAGATGTTCGCGGAGTCCATTGTGGGCGGTTCGGCCGGAATCCACGAGAAGGTCGCGCACGTGAAGCTGATATTTCGACTCATTGAATTGGCAGAGAAACGATGTGCGCTTAACTTCTCGATTGATTACGAAATGAAGGGCTTCATGAACAAGATGCTCGAAAAAGTGATCATGGGCGCGCTGGTTTCTCAGTACAAATTGTGGTTTGAAAGATTGAAAACATATGCCGAGACGGGACGTCCCGTTTAA
- a CDS encoding SIS domain-containing protein has product MSDHIHAPGDNLIVSAVEKLRKAVQDAATMHSQLSTACFAELTAIAEASAHCLQSGGRLFFCGNGGSAAECQHLATEFVVRLSSHRERQALAAVALTTDTSLLTACANDYGFEKVFSRQVEALMRKGDILFLLSTSGRSENLLFAAESARQVGGKCVGFLGMGQTPLDRHLDHALRIPSNSGQRVQEAHLLCGHMLVELIEDLLLAKTDDSNKLTR; this is encoded by the coding sequence ATGAGTGATCATATTCACGCTCCGGGAGACAATTTGATCGTCAGCGCGGTTGAGAAACTTCGGAAAGCTGTGCAGGATGCTGCAACCATGCACAGTCAACTCTCGACCGCATGTTTCGCAGAGTTAACCGCTATTGCTGAAGCCTCCGCTCATTGCTTGCAAAGCGGCGGCAGGTTGTTCTTTTGCGGGAACGGCGGATCAGCCGCTGAGTGCCAGCATCTCGCGACGGAGTTTGTGGTCAGACTCTCGTCACACCGCGAACGTCAGGCGCTCGCTGCTGTCGCATTGACCACCGATACTTCTTTGTTGACTGCGTGTGCAAACGACTACGGGTTCGAAAAGGTCTTCTCCCGGCAGGTTGAGGCGTTGATGCGCAAAGGCGACATCTTGTTCTTGCTTTCAACATCCGGACGCTCGGAGAATCTTCTTTTTGCGGCAGAAAGCGCCCGTCAAGTCGGCGGAAAATGCGTCGGCTTCCTAGGAATGGGACAAACGCCGCTTGACCGTCACCTCGATCATGCGCTGCGTATACCTTCGAATTCCGGCCAGCGTGTGCAAGAAGCACACTTGCTTTGCGGCCATATGCTGGTGGAATTGATCGAGGACCTGCTCCTCGCCAAGACCGACGACTCAAACAAACTGACTCGATGA
- a CDS encoding CDP-alcohol phosphatidyltransferase family protein: protein MIPGFNLANQLTLSRLALGPLFLIAYLGNFEYSIELALIVSVLIEATDVADGIAARSKKQVSDVGKLLDPMSDTIARISYFIGFLVLGYAAAWMVAILVYRDVVVAYLRVFSALTGTAMGRRTTGKWKGILQGAVALTILVLQWIDTRFMSIPHFERIVYWILAGVTVYTFFTLIEYLHGNRELLKEIRHRGRPV, encoded by the coding sequence ATGATTCCCGGCTTTAATCTCGCCAATCAACTAACGCTTTCAAGACTCGCGCTTGGCCCGCTGTTCTTGATTGCGTATCTCGGAAACTTCGAGTATTCCATCGAGCTCGCATTGATTGTCTCGGTCTTAATCGAGGCTACGGACGTTGCCGACGGCATCGCGGCGCGGTCCAAAAAGCAGGTCTCCGACGTCGGTAAGCTGCTCGATCCGATGAGTGACACGATTGCGCGCATCTCCTATTTTATCGGCTTTCTCGTCCTTGGCTATGCCGCGGCGTGGATGGTGGCGATTTTGGTCTACCGCGACGTCGTTGTGGCATATTTGAGAGTCTTTTCCGCCTTGACCGGCACGGCGATGGGCAGAAGAACGACGGGGAAGTGGAAAGGAATTCTTCAAGGCGCCGTCGCGCTGACAATTCTGGTCTTGCAGTGGATTGATACGAGATTCATGTCGATTCCGCATTTTGAACGGATCGTTTATTGGATTTTGGCCGGCGTCACAGTTTACACGTTCTTTACGTTGATCGAGTATCTCCACGGCAATCGTGAACTCCTAAAAGAGATTCGCCATAGGGGGCGTCCGGTATAA